In the genome of Corythoichthys intestinalis isolate RoL2023-P3 chromosome 19, ASM3026506v1, whole genome shotgun sequence, one region contains:
- the LOC130907550 gene encoding alpha-2-HS-glycoprotein-like → MIVAGLLFAVLLTCALADSDLLVEQSSPDVTCDEESVPVAASFAAQHINKHHKHGFKFKLQEVQSSKYQQFSGGCHIDVNLKLVQTKCHFTNPTPYHQCELWRRDERGAMASCSVEFWVMWGVAKITKYDCTTRPERTNDEMQLICPSCPKLLPLDDPIGVNAVEQAVLRFNQKGKQQSYFTLLEVARLTSWNVAGIGKITWLKFALVETMCPKETKNTRTCTPRCPNRAIHVFCQTAYFNTYNQVGELACEVYPPKNLEPLPEGEAEPVCGPLFHQSPEACICKERLKKPELSVHHICPFPS, encoded by the exons ATGATTGTGGCGGGGCTCCTATTTGCTGTCCTGCTAACTTGTGCGCTGGCTGATTCTGACTTACTTGTGGAACAATCGTCACCTGATGTCACTTGCGATGAGGAAAGCGTGCCGGTGGCGGCGAGCTTTGCCGCCCAACACATCAACAAGCATCACAAGCACGGCTTTAAGTTCAAACTACAGGAGGTCCAGAGCAGCAAATATCAACAG TTTTCTGGTGGTTGCCACATTGATGTGAACTTGAAGCTGGTGCAGACAAAGTGTCACTTCACCAACCCTACACCTTACCACCAATGCGAACTGTGGCGAAGGGATGAGCGA GGTGCAATGGCCAGCTGCAGTGTGGAGTTTTGGGTCATGTGGGGTGTTGCCAAAATCACTAAATACGACTGCACCACCAGACCAG AGCGCACCAATGATGAGATGCAGCTGATTTGTCCCTCCTGCCCCAAGTTGTTACCTCTGGATGACCCAATTGGGGTGAATGCAGTGGAGCAGGCAGTGCTCAGATTCAACCAAAAGGGCAAACAACAAAGTTACTTCACCCTGTTGGAAGTGGCTCGGCTGACTAGCTGG AACGTGGCAGGCATTGGCAAAATTACCTGGCTTAAGTTCGCCCTGGTGGAGACCATGTGCCCCAAGGAGACCAAGAACACTCGGACCTGCACGCCTCGCTGCCCCAACAGAGCT attcatGTCTTTTGCCAAACTGCCTACTTCAACACATAcaatcaagtgggagaactagcTTGTGAAGTCTATCCACCGAAA AATTTGGAGCCTCTGCCAGAAGGTGAAGCAGAACCTGTATGTGGTCCCTTATTCCACCAGAGTCCTGAAGCTTGTATTTGCAAggaaaggctgaaaaagccaGAGTTGTCCGTCCACCATATTTGTCCTTTCCCCTCTTAA
- the LOC130907552 gene encoding antihemorrhagic factor cHLP-B-like, with protein sequence MMVTACLLAVLLALSGLFAEELSPDVTCSEESVKAAASFAVEHINKHHKHGFKFKLQEVQSSKYQQFSGGCHIGVNIKLVQTKCHFTNPKPHQECQLWRRDERGATASCSVEFWVMWDVAKITKYDCTTRPERTNDEMQLICPSCPKLLPLDDPIGVRAVEQAVHRFNQKSREQSYFTLLEVARLTLWNVASVGKVTWLKFALVETMCPREVKNTRTCTPRCPDRAHHVFCQTAYFNTYNQVGELECDIYPPKNLEPLPEGEAEPVCGPLFHQSPEACVCKAKLKKPELSVHHICPFPLK encoded by the exons ATGATGGTGACGGCGTGCCTATTAGCTGTCCTGCTGGCTCTTTCTGGCCTGTTTGCGGAAGAATTGTCACCTGATGTCACTTGCAGTGAGGAAAGCGTGAAGGCGGCGGCGAGCTTTGCTGTCGAGCACATCAACAAGCATCACAAGCACGGCTTTAAGTTCAAGCTGCAGGAGGTCCAGAGTAGCAAATATCAACAG TTTTCTGGTGGTTGCCATATTGGCGTGAACATAAAGCTGGTGCAGACAAAGTGTCACTTCACCAACCCCAAACCTCACCAAGAGTGCCAATTGTGGCGAAGGGACGAGCGG GGTGCGACGGCCTCCTGCAGCGTGGAATTCTGGGTCATGTGGGACGTTGCCAAAATCACCAAATATGACTGTACCACACGACCAG AGCGTACCAATGATGAGATGCAGCTGATTTGTCCTTCCTGCCCCAAATTGTTACCTCTGGATGACCCGATTGGAGTCAGAGCGGTGGAGCAGGCAGTACACCGCTTCAACCAGAAGAGCAGAGAACAAAGTTACTTCACCCTATTGGAAGTGGCTCGGCTGACTCTCTGG AACGTGGCGAGTGTCGGCAAAGTTACCTGGCTCAAATTTGCTCTGGTGGAGACCATGTGCCCCAGAGAGGTCAAGAACACACGGACCTGCACTCCTCGCTGCCCGGACAGAGCT CATCATGTGTTTTGCCAAACTGCCTACTTCAACACATAcaatcaagtaggagaactagaATGTGACATCTATCCACCAAAG AATTTGGAGCCACTGCCAGAAGGTGAGGCGGAACCTGTATGTGGTCCTTTGTTCCACCAGAGTCCGGAAGCTTGCGTTTGCAAGGCAAAGCTGAAAAAGCCAGAGTTGTCTGTCCACCACATTTGTCCCTTCCCGCTTAAGTGA
- the LOC130907546 gene encoding antihemorrhagic factor cHLP-B-like isoform X2 translates to MAVHPLAVLLLCALALPGLLATTLMPSRFNVTCSEDNVNVAASFALQFINKHHKHGFKFKLQEVQSSKYQQFSGACHIDVNLKLVQTRCHISNPKPHQECELWRREEREEVNVSRPPKLCCHERTNDEMKLICPSCPELLPLDDPVGVSAVEQAVLRFNQKSEHSHYFGLMEVARLTSRKLVTIGTVTWLKFALVETTCPKEASNTLVACTPLCPDRAHHVFCQTAYYNAHNQVGELDCEMYPPKDSAPLTLGEREPVCGPLFHDSAEDCICKAKLETTDPAIHHICPFPLQ, encoded by the exons ATGGCGGTGCACCCACTTGCAGTCCTGCTGCTTTGCGCGCTAGCTCTTCCTGGCCTCCTGGCGACAACACTGATGCCATCTAGATTTAATGTCACTTGCAGTGAGGACAATGTGAATGTGGCGGCCAGCTTCGCTTTGCAATTCATCAACAAGCATCACAAGCACGGCTTCAAGTTCAAGCTGCAGGAGGTCCAGAGTAGCAAATATCAACAG TTTTCTGGTGCTTGCCACATTGATGTGAACCTGAAGCTGGTGCAGACCAGATGTCACATCTCCAACCCCAAACCTCACCAGGAGTGCGAGCTGTGGCGACGCGAAGAACGG gaagaagtaaatgtttcgcgcccccccaaactctgctgccacg AACGCACCAATGATGAGATGAAGCTGATTTGTCCTTCCTGCCCCGAGTTGTTACCCCTGGACGACCCGGTGGGGGTGAGCGCAGTGGAGCAGGCGGTACTCCGGTTCAACCAGAAGAGcgaacacagccattacttcggCCTGATGGAAGTGGCTCGGTTGACTAGCAGG AAATTGGTGACCATTGGCACTGTTACCTGGCTGAAGTTCGCCCTGGTGGAAACCACATGTCCCAAAGAGGCCAGTAACACACTAGTGGCCTGCACACCTCTCTGCCCAGACAGAGCT CATCATGTCTTTTGCCAAACTGCCTACTACAATGCTCAcaatcaagttggagaactggaTTGTGAAATGTATCCACCAAAA GATTCTGCACCACTAACATTGGGTGAAAGGGAACCAGTGTGCGGGCCGTTGTTCCACGACAGTGCAGAAGATTGCATTTGCAAGGCAAAGCTGGAAACGACCGATCCGGCTATCCACCACATTTGTCCCTTCCCGCTTCAGTAA
- the LOC130907546 gene encoding antihemorrhagic factor cHLP-B-like isoform X1, translating to MAVHPLAVLLLCALALPGLLATTLMPSRFNVTCSEDNVNVAASFALQFINKHHKHGFKFKLQEVQSSKYQQFSGACHIDVNLKLVQTRCHISNPKPHQECELWRREERGAMATCSVEFWVIWSKSKITKLDCTTRPERTNDEMKLICPSCPELLPLDDPVGVSAVEQAVLRFNQKSEHSHYFGLMEVARLTSRKLVTIGTVTWLKFALVETTCPKEASNTLVACTPLCPDRAHHVFCQTAYYNAHNQVGELDCEMYPPKDSAPLTLGEREPVCGPLFHDSAEDCICKAKLETTDPAIHHICPFPLQ from the exons ATGGCGGTGCACCCACTTGCAGTCCTGCTGCTTTGCGCGCTAGCTCTTCCTGGCCTCCTGGCGACAACACTGATGCCATCTAGATTTAATGTCACTTGCAGTGAGGACAATGTGAATGTGGCGGCCAGCTTCGCTTTGCAATTCATCAACAAGCATCACAAGCACGGCTTCAAGTTCAAGCTGCAGGAGGTCCAGAGTAGCAAATATCAACAG TTTTCTGGTGCTTGCCACATTGATGTGAACCTGAAGCTGGTGCAGACCAGATGTCACATCTCCAACCCCAAACCTCACCAGGAGTGCGAGCTGTGGCGACGCGAAGAACGG GGTGCGATGGCCACCTGCAGTGTGGAGTTTTGGGTTATCTGGAGCAAGTCCAAAATCACAAAACTTGACTGCACCACCAGACCAG AACGCACCAATGATGAGATGAAGCTGATTTGTCCTTCCTGCCCCGAGTTGTTACCCCTGGACGACCCGGTGGGGGTGAGCGCAGTGGAGCAGGCGGTACTCCGGTTCAACCAGAAGAGcgaacacagccattacttcggCCTGATGGAAGTGGCTCGGTTGACTAGCAGG AAATTGGTGACCATTGGCACTGTTACCTGGCTGAAGTTCGCCCTGGTGGAAACCACATGTCCCAAAGAGGCCAGTAACACACTAGTGGCCTGCACACCTCTCTGCCCAGACAGAGCT CATCATGTCTTTTGCCAAACTGCCTACTACAATGCTCAcaatcaagttggagaactggaTTGTGAAATGTATCCACCAAAA GATTCTGCACCACTAACATTGGGTGAAAGGGAACCAGTGTGCGGGCCGTTGTTCCACGACAGTGCAGAAGATTGCATTTGCAAGGCAAAGCTGGAAACGACCGATCCGGCTATCCACCACATTTGTCCCTTCCCGCTTCAGTAA